In Syngnathus acus chromosome 5, fSynAcu1.2, whole genome shotgun sequence, a genomic segment contains:
- the LOC119123346 gene encoding microphthalmia-associated transcription factor-like isoform X3 — protein sequence MPPGSASSAPNSPMAHLTLTSNCEKEVRVTKMDEVIDDIISMETSYNEDVLGLMDQGLQLNTTLPGNLLEVYGNQGLPLQGLAISNSCPPNTKRAYSAPGMKQVLSKPGTCGPYENYQRSDGFPVEAEVRALAKERQKKDNHNLIERRRRFNINDRIKELGTLIPKSNDPDMRWNKGTILKASVDYIRKLQREQQRTKELECRQRKLEHTNRHLMLRIQELEIQARAHGLTIVSSPSVCTSEMMGRVIKQEPILDDSPTDLYHHASAPDMSPPTTLDLNNGTITFDPIPSDDPGPYANPRTCKMKELVRDNTLSPISPSVTLLSSMSPDGSVNVHHSSSSRMEDKECPC from the exons ATGCCACCCGGGTCTGCCAGCAGCGCCCCCAACAGTCCCATGGCTCATCTCACCCTCACCTCTAACTGTGAGAAAGAGGTACGCGTAACAAAG ATGGATGAAGttattgatgacatcatcagcatGGAGACAAGTTACAACGAGGATGTTCTTGGACTTATGGATCAAGGACTTCAGCTCAACACCACA CTACCTGGTAATCTTCTGGAAGTATACGGTAACCAAGGACTTCCCCTGCAAGGCCTAGCCATCAGCAACTCCTGCCCACCAAACACCAAAAGGGCATACTCAG CTCCTGGCATGAAACAAGTACTGAGCAAACCTGGAACCTGTGGCCCGTATGAAAACTACCAAAGATCAGATGGATTTCCAGTAG AGGCTGAGGTTCGTGCTCTGGCTAAAGAACGACAGAAAAAGGACAATCACAACTTGA TTGAACGAAGACGAAGATTCAATATCAACGATCGCATAAAAGAACTTGGAACTTTAATACCAAAGTCAAATGATCC AGATATGCGCTGGAATAAGGGCACCATTCTAAAAGCTTCAGTTGACTACATACGCAAACTGCAGCGGGAGCAACAGAGGACCAAAGAGCTCGAGTGCAGACAGCGGAAGCTGGAGCATACAAATCGTCACCTGATGCTTCGAATCCAG GAGTTGGAGATTCAAGCCCGCGCTCACGGTCTCACCATTGTCTCATCCCCGTCAGTCTGCACATCAGAGATGATGGGCCGGGTCATAAAACAGGAACCCATCCTGGATGACTCCCCCACGGATCTCTACCATCACGCCTCGGCTCCTGACATGTCCCCTCCGACAACACTGGACCTCAACAATGGCACCATTACCTTTGACCCCATTCCCAGTGACGATCCTGGCCCCTACGCAAACCCCAGGACCTGTAAAATGAAGGAATTGGTCAGGGACAATACGTTGTCACCAATCTCCCCGAGCGTCACTTTGCTCTCATCAATGTCTCCAGATGGCTCAGTTAATGTCCACCACAGTTCTAGTTCTAGAATGGAGGACAAGGAGTGCCCCTGTTAG
- the LOC119123346 gene encoding microphthalmia-associated transcription factor-like isoform X4 produces the protein MLEMLEYSHYQVQSHLENPNKYHIQQNQRQQVRQYLSSTLGGKAGAQCPSQPPEHGMPPGSASSAPNSPMAHLTLTSNCEKEVRVTKMDEVIDDIISMETSYNEDVLGLMDQGLQLNTTLPGNLLEVYGNQGLPLQGLAISNSCPPNTKRAYSAPGMKQVLSKPGTCGPYENYQRSDGFPVEAEVRALAKERQKKDNHNLIERRRRFNINDRIKELGTLIPKSNDPDMRWNKGTILKASVDYIRKLQREQQRTKELECRQRKLEHTNRHLMLRIQSAHQR, from the exons ATGTTGGAGATGCTTGAGTACAGTCACTACCAG GTGCAATCCCATCTCGAAAATCCCAACAAGTACCACATCCAGCAGAACCAAAGGCAGCAGGTGAGACAGTATCTGTCAAGCACCCTGGGAGGCAAAGCTGGCGCCCAGTGCCCCAGCCAGCCCCCCGAACACGGCATGCCACCCGGGTCTGCCAGCAGCGCCCCCAACAGTCCCATGGCTCATCTCACCCTCACCTCTAACTGTGAGAAAGAGGTACGCGTAACAAAG ATGGATGAAGttattgatgacatcatcagcatGGAGACAAGTTACAACGAGGATGTTCTTGGACTTATGGATCAAGGACTTCAGCTCAACACCACA CTACCTGGTAATCTTCTGGAAGTATACGGTAACCAAGGACTTCCCCTGCAAGGCCTAGCCATCAGCAACTCCTGCCCACCAAACACCAAAAGGGCATACTCAG CTCCTGGCATGAAACAAGTACTGAGCAAACCTGGAACCTGTGGCCCGTATGAAAACTACCAAAGATCAGATGGATTTCCAGTAG AGGCTGAGGTTCGTGCTCTGGCTAAAGAACGACAGAAAAAGGACAATCACAACTTGA TTGAACGAAGACGAAGATTCAATATCAACGATCGCATAAAAGAACTTGGAACTTTAATACCAAAGTCAAATGATCC AGATATGCGCTGGAATAAGGGCACCATTCTAAAAGCTTCAGTTGACTACATACGCAAACTGCAGCGGGAGCAACAGAGGACCAAAGAGCTCGAGTGCAGACAGCGGAAGCTGGAGCATACAAATCGTCACCTGATGCTTCGAATCCAG TCTGCACATCAGAGATGA
- the LOC119123346 gene encoding microphthalmia-associated transcription factor-like isoform X1 — MLEMLEYSHYQVQSHLENPNKYHIQQNQRQQVRQYLSSTLGGKAGAQCPSQPPEHGMPPGSASSAPNSPMAHLTLTSNCEKEVRVTKMDEVIDDIISMETSYNEDVLGLMDQGLQLNTTLPGNLLEVYGNQGLPLQGLAISNSCPPNTKRAYSAPGMKQVLSKPGTCGPYENYQRSDGFPVEAEVRALAKERQKKDNHNLIERRRRFNINDRIKELGTLIPKSNDPDMRWNKGTILKASVDYIRKLQREQQRTKELECRQRKLEHTNRHLMLRIQELEIQARAHGLTIVSSPSVCTSEMMGRVIKQEPILDDSPTDLYHHASAPDMSPPTTLDLNNGTITFDPIPSDDPGPYANPRTCKMKELVRDNTLSPISPSVTLLSSMSPDGSVNVHHSSSSRMEDKECPC, encoded by the exons ATGTTGGAGATGCTTGAGTACAGTCACTACCAG GTGCAATCCCATCTCGAAAATCCCAACAAGTACCACATCCAGCAGAACCAAAGGCAGCAGGTGAGACAGTATCTGTCAAGCACCCTGGGAGGCAAAGCTGGCGCCCAGTGCCCCAGCCAGCCCCCCGAACACGGCATGCCACCCGGGTCTGCCAGCAGCGCCCCCAACAGTCCCATGGCTCATCTCACCCTCACCTCTAACTGTGAGAAAGAGGTACGCGTAACAAAG ATGGATGAAGttattgatgacatcatcagcatGGAGACAAGTTACAACGAGGATGTTCTTGGACTTATGGATCAAGGACTTCAGCTCAACACCACA CTACCTGGTAATCTTCTGGAAGTATACGGTAACCAAGGACTTCCCCTGCAAGGCCTAGCCATCAGCAACTCCTGCCCACCAAACACCAAAAGGGCATACTCAG CTCCTGGCATGAAACAAGTACTGAGCAAACCTGGAACCTGTGGCCCGTATGAAAACTACCAAAGATCAGATGGATTTCCAGTAG AGGCTGAGGTTCGTGCTCTGGCTAAAGAACGACAGAAAAAGGACAATCACAACTTGA TTGAACGAAGACGAAGATTCAATATCAACGATCGCATAAAAGAACTTGGAACTTTAATACCAAAGTCAAATGATCC AGATATGCGCTGGAATAAGGGCACCATTCTAAAAGCTTCAGTTGACTACATACGCAAACTGCAGCGGGAGCAACAGAGGACCAAAGAGCTCGAGTGCAGACAGCGGAAGCTGGAGCATACAAATCGTCACCTGATGCTTCGAATCCAG GAGTTGGAGATTCAAGCCCGCGCTCACGGTCTCACCATTGTCTCATCCCCGTCAGTCTGCACATCAGAGATGATGGGCCGGGTCATAAAACAGGAACCCATCCTGGATGACTCCCCCACGGATCTCTACCATCACGCCTCGGCTCCTGACATGTCCCCTCCGACAACACTGGACCTCAACAATGGCACCATTACCTTTGACCCCATTCCCAGTGACGATCCTGGCCCCTACGCAAACCCCAGGACCTGTAAAATGAAGGAATTGGTCAGGGACAATACGTTGTCACCAATCTCCCCGAGCGTCACTTTGCTCTCATCAATGTCTCCAGATGGCTCAGTTAATGTCCACCACAGTTCTAGTTCTAGAATGGAGGACAAGGAGTGCCCCTGTTAG
- the LOC119123346 gene encoding microphthalmia-associated transcription factor-like isoform X2, whose amino-acid sequence MLEMLEYSHYQVQSHLENPNKYHIQQNQRQQVRQYLSSTLGGKAGAQCPSQPPEHGMPPGSASSAPNSPMAHLTLTSNCEKEMDEVIDDIISMETSYNEDVLGLMDQGLQLNTTLPGNLLEVYGNQGLPLQGLAISNSCPPNTKRAYSAPGMKQVLSKPGTCGPYENYQRSDGFPVEAEVRALAKERQKKDNHNLIERRRRFNINDRIKELGTLIPKSNDPDMRWNKGTILKASVDYIRKLQREQQRTKELECRQRKLEHTNRHLMLRIQELEIQARAHGLTIVSSPSVCTSEMMGRVIKQEPILDDSPTDLYHHASAPDMSPPTTLDLNNGTITFDPIPSDDPGPYANPRTCKMKELVRDNTLSPISPSVTLLSSMSPDGSVNVHHSSSSRMEDKECPC is encoded by the exons ATGTTGGAGATGCTTGAGTACAGTCACTACCAG GTGCAATCCCATCTCGAAAATCCCAACAAGTACCACATCCAGCAGAACCAAAGGCAGCAGGTGAGACAGTATCTGTCAAGCACCCTGGGAGGCAAAGCTGGCGCCCAGTGCCCCAGCCAGCCCCCCGAACACGGCATGCCACCCGGGTCTGCCAGCAGCGCCCCCAACAGTCCCATGGCTCATCTCACCCTCACCTCTAACTGTGAGAAAGAG ATGGATGAAGttattgatgacatcatcagcatGGAGACAAGTTACAACGAGGATGTTCTTGGACTTATGGATCAAGGACTTCAGCTCAACACCACA CTACCTGGTAATCTTCTGGAAGTATACGGTAACCAAGGACTTCCCCTGCAAGGCCTAGCCATCAGCAACTCCTGCCCACCAAACACCAAAAGGGCATACTCAG CTCCTGGCATGAAACAAGTACTGAGCAAACCTGGAACCTGTGGCCCGTATGAAAACTACCAAAGATCAGATGGATTTCCAGTAG AGGCTGAGGTTCGTGCTCTGGCTAAAGAACGACAGAAAAAGGACAATCACAACTTGA TTGAACGAAGACGAAGATTCAATATCAACGATCGCATAAAAGAACTTGGAACTTTAATACCAAAGTCAAATGATCC AGATATGCGCTGGAATAAGGGCACCATTCTAAAAGCTTCAGTTGACTACATACGCAAACTGCAGCGGGAGCAACAGAGGACCAAAGAGCTCGAGTGCAGACAGCGGAAGCTGGAGCATACAAATCGTCACCTGATGCTTCGAATCCAG GAGTTGGAGATTCAAGCCCGCGCTCACGGTCTCACCATTGTCTCATCCCCGTCAGTCTGCACATCAGAGATGATGGGCCGGGTCATAAAACAGGAACCCATCCTGGATGACTCCCCCACGGATCTCTACCATCACGCCTCGGCTCCTGACATGTCCCCTCCGACAACACTGGACCTCAACAATGGCACCATTACCTTTGACCCCATTCCCAGTGACGATCCTGGCCCCTACGCAAACCCCAGGACCTGTAAAATGAAGGAATTGGTCAGGGACAATACGTTGTCACCAATCTCCCCGAGCGTCACTTTGCTCTCATCAATGTCTCCAGATGGCTCAGTTAATGTCCACCACAGTTCTAGTTCTAGAATGGAGGACAAGGAGTGCCCCTGTTAG